In Coffea eugenioides isolate CCC68of chromosome 4, Ceug_1.0, whole genome shotgun sequence, the genomic stretch AGATTAGGACTAACAATGACTAATGActcaaaaggaaaacaagacaaAGGATTACAAGGTTGAAgttttgaaaatcctagaaaactctactcgaaaaatctggaatttcttggagcTGCTGGTTCTTGGTCTTTGGGTCAGGTTTTGGAGGTAGTTTGGTGTATAAGTCGGCCCGCAAATTGCAATCCAATCGACTCACCAAGTGGTGCTCAACCGAATCAAAATTGCAGGCTGATTTGGGTTTGGCAAAGATGTAGcggttggttttttttttttttgtgaaaactgGATAGTGTAGTGTATGGGCTGTCTTAGGTCGGTTAGGGCTTTGTGGTTGAGTAGAAGCCTGGCTGAATGGTCTCGTGGCAACTGCTAATCCAAACAGAATTAGGATTAGTTGTTGTTCAAGGTGGGACTTTGATCTTGATTAGGAAACTAGGGCCgcaacttcctttttttttttctctttcgttcgtttcttttttttttctttctttgctgcTCACTAAGTTGGTTCTCAAGAGATCAGATTCAGTCCCAACTAATCTGAAGTTTCGGTTCAAGGTTCAAGATTGCCAAGAAAATAGAAGTTTTTGctcccaaattttttttcaagaacccgAGGCTCTTTCCCAAGGATTTCCAAAtctgtttcaagaatttcaagaaagttaatcaagaaactcaagaattcCCCAAATATGCTTTTGGCATTCAAGATTTGCAAGATACAACACAAAAACTTAAGGTTCAATGACAAACAAGTTCGGTCAGTCACACCCTCACGCAAATTCCAGCAATTATGTTTCAAGAACACAACAATCAGGTATGCGActcctttgatttttttttttaatcttttgctGGGCTGTTGGCATAACCCAAGGACGACACAAACCCACAAGACGTGACTATAATCTGACCAAAAGCAAGTAACTCACATCGAACAGAATTTCTGGACAGATTTGCGACACAAGACCAATGAAACTCAAGACACGACAAGAAGGgaagaaaccctagccgccaccaattattttttttttgttttacttgCTGGACAAACACAATAAATCCAACACTAAACACAACAATGGAAACAAAAATCACGAAGAATCAAGGTTGGACAGTTCGGACAGCAACAAACGACGCAAAACAGATTCGCGACAAGGAAACACACAAGACAGATTTCGGACTTGAGACAAACCCTAACATTGTGACTACGAATATGGAAACAAAACAGACTCAAAACGATAAAAAGGGATATACGTGATACCTCTAACCTTGCTCTGATATTAGATGGTGTGAGACGCGGAAACAAAGATTAGACCGGAGAGGAACACATTGCGAATTGGCGGAGTTGAACCGAAatttggaccactcaagaacgaaTTCAACGGTAGAGGACGCTACAATCAAGTGTGAtcgcttgattgataagtcaataaacAACCTAGAATCAACTCTAGGATATTCAAACTAGCTTTCACAATCTAACGGAATTTGCCACAATcaatggacgaaattctggacTTTTATTGAATAATATCgaaaaaactgaatgtaaacattaacttggggctatttatagccttgtcTAACCCTAATAGAACTTGAAAAATAGCAAAGAAAATTCGGCCAGCCCTTGGGccttctcttggccgaaactaACCCACTAAtcactaactaattaactaatcaaaGCATAAATGGACTAAGGCCCATATGACCGTATCTAAGCTCAACATGAGCTACTCAATCGCGGCCCAAACTTGAtcacttgcatcttcaattgtaagcaacACTTTGGTAGTCTTGCAAGGATCCTCCATTTCTATTCCTTCAATGCATGGTCTCTCTTGAGTTTGGGCGGCATGAACCAGTGCTTGAAGTGACTCTTTGAATCTTTTAGCTCTTGCACGTGTCACTGGGTCTTGAGGGACCTTCACGGGGTCTACTTGAACACCATGGGTCTCTTGCTCATTCGCATCATGTGCTCCAACAAAGAAGACATCACAACCTAAAATATCActattttattttggtttagggTTTGAGATCAATATTCCAAAAGCAATGGAGGTTGATGATCCCAAAGAAAAGAGACTCATTAAATATTATCAGCAAAATTTTTTGATATGGGATACCAACCTTGCGTTACCATCAGAATACTACCACATTGAAGGTAATGACTTGTCTATTCGAGGAGAGCAGTTGGGTGAGACTGGTGATCAACAAGGCAACGATGTATCCATCAACCATGCAACCCTGGACGATAATGATGTGATGTCCATGACGTTTGACACTATGAAATAAATAGAGATATTATATCTATTATTTGCTAGGGCAATGGGTTTCAGTGTTCGAAAGGGCTATAAATTTATAGATGACAATGGAAGGGTGCATTATAGACAATGGGTATGTAGTCGAGAAGGTCGGAGAGATCTAAAACACGTGAATAGAGAGGACCGACGAAGAGAACCTCGGCCAGATACTAGAGTTGACTATCAAGCAACTCTCAAGATAAGATACGCATTCGAGGAAGATAAATATGTTGTTAGCGAATTTGTGAGGCTCCATACCCACAAATTAGCATGCCCAAGTACCACGAAATTCTTGAAGTGTCACCGCAAGGTCTCTGATGCTAACTATGCCCAAGCACACACACTATGTCGCGTGGGCATGAAAACCAGCCAAATTATGAAACTGTGTGGTGGATATCAATATGTCCTATTCACTATGAAAGATCTATATAATAGAATGAATGGCGGTCGGATGGAGGAAATTGCGGATGGGGATGCGAAGGGTGTAGTTGCATATCTATTTACAAAGAAGGATGCTGACTCTGAAGTATACTTTAACTTTACAGTTACCTACAATGGCCGGTTGGGAAggttgttttggttggattctCGCTCTAAGGAAGACTACAAATATTATGGTGATATCGTAGTTTTTAATAGTATTTACAACACAAATAGATATCCGTATCCACTGGTTGTGATATATGGcattaataatcacttttgcaTGTTCATTTTTGCATGCCTTACTGTTCCTGATGAGGAAGTTAAAACTTATGAATGGATCCTTAACAACTTCCTCGAGGTAATAGACGGCAAACAACCATTATCAATTGTGACAAATGAGGCGCCTCAGATGAGGAAAGCAATCAAGATGTGCTTCCTGAATGCAAAGCATCGCTTTTGTTCATGTCACATACAACGGAATCTCATCTCAAATATTGCTAATGAGGAGTTCAGGGAATGGTTCAAAAATTGCATGTATAGAAATTGCTCCATTGACCAGTTTGAGACAAAATGGGCCAATTTAATCACCTCATGCAACCTCCAGAATAACGATTAGATTAAGTACATCTACAAGAAGAGGAAAAGATGGGCATTAGCATATCTCCGATGGAACTTTTTTAGTGACATGAGGAGCACACAACGTTTAGAGAAGATGAACGATATTTTAAAGATATACCAACACAAAGAGCAAAGACTATTTAAGTCAGTTAGGGCATTTGACCTAGCTATGGCATGGCTTTAACATGAGGAGACAAGGTTGGACGCAGAGACAAAGCACACCTCCCTCTTACCCGCTACTGATATGCATTACTTAGAGCTGCATGTTGCAGAAATCTTCACAAGGCGCATATTTATGAAGGTTAGGAAAGAGATGAAGAGTCAAGATGTGTATTTTAGGTACAACGTGATGGATAATGGGGTCTAGTGCATCCATTTCATTGCTCATGCCTATTCAAATAGACAATGAAGAGTCCTATATAATCGGGAGTAACAAGTTATGCAGTGTTCGTGTGAACAAATAGAGATGCTATGATGACCATGTTGCCATATGTTTAAGGTCATGGTCATAGAGAGAATGCAATGGCACGATATGCCCGTTTGTCAAGCGCATGCAATACAATGTGTTTTTACGCATCAAAGACATCCAATGGCTATAGGCACTTGTTGGATGTCATCCAAAGGGAGATAACTAACATGCGGACTTTATCGCTTGAGCAAAGGTCAGACGTTAGATCATCCTCTCGTCGCCATGTAGTTGGGATTGGTGATCCCTAAGTAACCAGAGGAAAGGAAGACCAAAAGAAGAGAACAAAAGAGAAGCATGTCCATAACTAGTGTGGGAACTGTCAGTAAGATAATAATCTTTAAGcactttattctttttcttacGTATCTCGATAGATTAACTAGCGTAATTCATTTTATGTCTTATTTTACAGCTCACAAGAGCGACACAACAAGCGAACTTGCCCTTTAGAGCCAAATATAGTGTTCGATGGGTTGTATGAGTTATCCCGCCTCATTGGCATGTCGCAAGACGGGTTGCATGGCAATTTAAGTCCTACGTGGGTGCAAAGGGGGTTTGAATTGCAGTCACAGACAACCTGTGATCTTGGGCAGGTACAACAAAGTTAAAGCATTCAATTGTTAGGTGTtgacttatatttttcttatatttgtatgttttatctttcttttttacaGACACCATGGGTTGGAGTGGGCCAAGAGTCCCACGATATAGAAGGTCAAGGTACTCAAACGGGTAGAGAGCAGGAGCAAGCGGATGAAGATAATGATATTGATATCAATTTTAGTTTGAAATTTCCTACGTGGTGACTACACACTATGTTGATCCATCTAAGAATTTTCATGGCTTTAATAGTGGGTTTTGCTAGTTTGATATAAAGTCATGTAAATTGGAGACTTGTTACTTTAATTGTGTGGCTTTAATGTTGCTTTCATTACATGAATCGTTatatttttttggctttttttgCTTAAATTTTTCATTATATTTGAATTTGGGTCTGATTGACAAGCCTTTATGAAGGTTCAGAAGAACTTCATTAAGGCgaaaaattttcaccaaagATTTGAATCCCTGCCTAAATTTTCATATGTATTGAATTTTTACTGAAAATTAGAATTCCCGTCGAAATTGTCATATATGTCGACCCGTTATGTCTTAATTTATATAGATAGATATAGAAACATAACTTGCCCAATCTCATCGATACGGTTGCTTTGGGAGAGTCTCAGATGGTATGACAAATACGAATGCTTTGGCAGTTGTGAGTGGACGAAGGTAAAAGTAATGGAAGCGAACCCAAAAACAGTGAGCTGTCGTGAACCTTTTTCGCTTCATCAGAAATACGTGAAAGACGAGGATTTGATACTCGGTCATCAACTGGAAGCATGCCTTCAGTTGCAAATCACGAGTGGCCCTTACAGCAATGTAGCTGTGGGCATTATTGCGAAGTCAAAATTGTTGAGAAATCTGATGCAAATCTTGGCCGATTTTATTATACATGTTCGAAGCAGAATGTGAGTGGTatttaaatttgtttatttgtaaTATATGGTTGAGTATTATTATACATGTCCGAAGCAGAACGTGACCGGTATTTAAATTCATTTGTTTGTAATATATGATTGAATATGtggttttttaataaaaataattttataattttttcatGCTGGTTACAGAATCGGTGTAATGGATTTCAAGGGTGGTGTGATGTGTATGTCCAGGCAATTAGATAGTCCACCAGAGAGTCACCTGTGTTACATAATACTCCATCAGTTGAAACAACCAACTCCCAGTCAATAGAAATGGGTCTATCTACCATGAAAGCTGCACTAACTAAACTCTAGACAGATGTAAATGGCTTAAAAGAAACCATTTGGAAGATAAAATGTACTGCAATTTGTTTTGGCATCGTTGTTGTTGTGCTTTTGTTTAAATCCTGGTACTTTAAGCACGATTGCTAATATGTTATTTTGCACTTGATTTGGGTTAATGATTGCTAATATGTTATTTTGTTGTTCCATGTTATTTATTGTAGAAAGTATTTTTTAGCTGAAACTTAGTTATGAATGAAgtgtaatttctcaaaaatcttattttcttttttctgttaaTAATTCGAGAATGaaaatcttattttcttttttgcttaGAACAAAAGATACTATCTTCTGATCGTTGTTCCATGTTAGTTATTGTAGGAAATATTTTTTAGTTGGAAACTTAGTTATGAATGAAgtgtaatttctcaaaaatcttattttcttttttctgttaaTAATTCCCAAAatgaaaatctttttttttcttagaatAAAAGATACTATTTtctacttgtatgacttggatttctggtgaattttggtgtaattggAATCAGTAGTGTCATTGTTCTATGTTAGTTATTgtagaaaatattttttgttgAAACTTAGTTATGAATGAATTGCATGGGTATGAAGACTAGTCAAAAATATCTAAAATCCTCAACAAATTGAGATAGCATGGAAGACTTTTTACTTTCGTAACAAATTGAGATGCCATTACATTAGTATGGGCCCAACAAAAAACCACAACTATAGGCCTgaacaaaaaaaatccaatGCTATATTCAATCAAAAGGACTAACTTGTGACCTATCAAATAGCTATACACCAATGGGCTAGATAATAAGATCTATCTAGTAGCAAGTCCAAACAAAAAACTAGTATGAAACCTATGAAATAACATGCCTGATAAAAATGCCTCTTCATATATAAATATCAATCCCTAAATTTGTTTGCAAAAAAATTCACATGGTAGAAATTGCATTCCCCAGTCAACACGAGGCTATTTCATCCATGCCGATAGATGTTCAGGTAAACAGATTCTCCAATCCAGCAAAATCATAGACACACAAGTGCCGAACCTCGTTTGTTGggtaaaaaaaaagatcaaataCAAAGCCAATGTGATCTGGATTCAATTCAACCTGTGGTTCATTTCACACAGACACTTGGAATTCATACTCATATAGGAAATAATTACGTAAGTAAGATTGCTTAACACAGACATTGATTCTAAAGTCAGCCTTCATTTCTTCACCAGGTTTCATGAATTTGCATATGTATAAACCGCAGTCATTCCTACAGTAGATAGATTAATGGAGTCAGAGCAGCCAAATAGTTCATTTACATAAAGTAAACGAATGAGTCATAAGTTTGAAATCTACCCATTATCTTGCTTTGGGCACCAATTAGGTCGGGAATATGTGAAGTTTGAAGTGTCATAACTATATTGACTCGAAAACTCATATACAAGGGCCTCATTTATCATGCCACACTTCTCAAGCGTAGAGTGAATCAATTAGCAAAAAATTGAAATCACACTCACGTGAAACACAGGTCAGCAAAAATAATAGAGTATGGAACACTCAAGACAATCTTAACTTCCTTCTCTTGAGCTTCATTAATGCATCACTTCTGGGAGCTAAGTCATATATGAAAATTGTTCACACATTCATGGACATATCCTCCAAAACTGCAATATGTGAGATAATCTTGATAAAGGACGTCAGCGCAAATTGTTCTACCAAGAATGAATTGCTGGTACAATTTCACTCAATGTTAATGAGTAGGGAAAACTAAATACAAGTTTCACACAATGTTAATaagcaaacaaaacaaaaaattatcACATCTACTTGAATGGAAGTTGGAAGATACCAAACACGGTGAGGACCACTAGATATAACACTTCGAGCTCACAAGGTCAACAATGCACAATAGCAGTTAATTACCTCAACATGGATCCATTCACTAGGTCTAAGAGACCGAACTTGTGACCGAGATACCTTTTGGCCCATAACAGAAACAATTGTTGTGTTGTGTTAAAGATTTGACACACCAAATATTGTCAGTTTAGTTTTCTGGCTATAAATTGtacccaaaaaaatttaaaaccaaTTAgtttaaaatcacaaaaaaatgtCAACTTAACTCTTTTGGCAACCTATGATTGAACAGCAGATCAATCAACCTAGAACATGTAGCAACTGTTAACCGCAAATCTCCAAAACTGTTGTCTCGCTGCATGTCAAGTCAAACTAATTGGATTAGTTTAGTGAGGCAGGAAGCTCTCGTGTTATCAACATCTTCAAATATTGACTTACAGTTTCAATGGCTGATCAAGAGTGAGGCCTAAGCATCTATCAATGGGTTTCCTCATGTTCAAGTCATTGCAACAAAAGTAATTATTAGTCAATATGATGATTTAGAAAATCACAACTCATTAATGCAAATAATACTCCAACAAATGATAATACCTTGTGTTTTTGCTTCTGATCAACGTTCTTCTTCATTAATGTTCTCTTGTCCATTACTTCAGGACTCTTGTGCTTGGATGCAAGACATTGGCGAGTAATACTTAAAAGTCTGAGTTTTGCAGACCCATTAGATGATACCTCTGAGTCAGCTTTTGGAAGTCTAGAAGGCTTTCTAATGCATTTTTTGGTAGGGAATGAGCTATCCTTTCTCTTCTTCACATCTGTAGCTGGTTTATCAGCTATTATCTCGACACTTGCCAGTTTAACTGGAGAAGTTACATCTATTGACACCTCCCTGTCATCTCCATATAATGGGATTGGTACCCCATTGCTTTGAGCATCACCAGAAAAATGTTAATCATCGTAGGAGGTATTCGATAACTTGAAATATTTAATTTCACCTTGTTTCTATAATCACAAGACTTTTCATTATCAAAGTTCTCTATTAGCCTTCTTATTTCACTAATAATTACCCCTTACATACACTCCAATGATCGTGACAAGATAATCACTGACTTGCGGACCACTTTACATCCATCTTTCAACTCTTTGTAGGATTCTTCTAAATCAATCATCCTCCTATCCATAAGTGAGTTTCTTTTATCCTCCATAGATGCCTtggaaatcaaaatcaaattttcaACAATCACTTCAACCTATATAATAGtaacgaaaataaaaaataggTATTAAACTTTTATATTAACTACTATCTTGACACTTACATTGGCCCCTAAGTTGTTTCAATTTATGGATCCTCCTTTTTGGTCTATCTTCTCCCTAGAAATGCAGTCTCGGTATCGCTCGAGTATTTAGAGAAATATAGGGATTACCATAGATTGTGAAATGCTCCATATAGAACAGCTGCACATAGATAAGAAAAAATCATATTAGTGTTCACATTGATGCTATTGTGCTGTTTCATGCAAGAGTAATtttcatttaatcaatttttttaccattaaaaaAAGAACACATCCATCAACAAAAGTAGCTTTATTCATTTTGCTCCGTCTAATCCCAACTACTAATTCATTTAAAACATACTTGGCCCAGAtcatttggttcaacaattccACCTCGTGTAGAAATGGTATCAAGGTCCTGCTCAATGGGCATGCCTTGTTTGGAGCCAATACTTTTCTAGTTAAGAGTAATGCAAACTTCACCTTAAAATCAACATTATGACTTTGTGAAAATAACAAATTCTTTTTAAGCTCAGCTAATATTATTTCTTCATCTTTTACTTTGATACCTAGCTGCTCTTCAAGCAATGGGTCTGTGTACCAGTTGTTCTACAATGCAGCGATGTTGACGCCTTTTGATGACAGCCCCATCACGTGCTCCACATCCTTTGGCATTACTCTGGCGTTGCATCCATGAACATCTAGAGTGCACGCAATCAAAATTAACCACCAGCCATGATAATAGATCCCTGTCCAGCTCAAGAGCTTCAAGATTCAACAAAAAACCAAATCCAATTTCCTATACAACATTTTTTTGTTCatcattcaaaatttcaaatacaTCCTTGGCCATATGTGTTGAGGTACTGGTACTGTAATTTACCTGCAATTTCAAGGGGCTATTGTGTGATTCTTTGACTTCGATTTCCGTGTCCATTTTTGTAGTGTGACTTCTATAGCAAAAAGTTCTGGGTTGGTTCCAACAACACCAGTTTCACCACTCTCATACCAAGAAGAATTAACAGTGCACATTCTTGGCCTTGAGCTTGTTTTATTTGTCCAATCATCGCTTGGTTCATCTATCACAGCCTACTATTTTTAATATATAGCCTAGACAACTGTACCAATTTAATGATAATCATTAATCCTCTCATTAATTGACATTTCTACAACTGGGTGATAGATGGACCCAAGTCTCTATGACCACTAAAATTTGGGATAAAATGATAAGTATTTTTTTCATCTGCTATTTATTGTTCACCGTAGCtcccaaaaaaattaaagataaaTACCTTATTCTATCACTAGATATGAACTACTTCATCCATTCAATAATATATCAGGTATCAACTATTTTGTCCTCACTAATTTCTACGAAACTTACATTTTATCCACAAATGTTTCCTCCTTTGCCGAGAttgcttcttttctttgttGTTCTAGGAGTTGATGCTTTCCATTGCAACATGAGATTGCTTCTCATTACACACCATCTACATTTGACAGATGATACCCTTCAACAAATTTGTCAACATTACAGTGCCATTGATATCTTTTGTCATTCTCTTTCTATCGCCTCCACCATGGGTCTTCTTTGTAACCCTAGATCAGTCAAAGTTTGACAACTTGTATTAGGTGTCTTGATTTTTAGTTCCTTGAATTTAGCATTACATTGATGCCTACTGTATTATTGTATTTGACAGGGCGATTCTTCATATATTATAGATACTTTACTGTACGCTTTTGTATACACCAGTTATCTATCCTTGTTGATGTACCAAAATCAATTAAGTTGGTCCCTTATTGAGTTGTCAACTGTCTAGTGGTTCTGCCCATCATAAGTAGAAGATTCTATCCATGCATAGTAGAAGCGTCCCCGATTTGTCCGATAATATGCATAAAAAACATAAGAATGTCTTGATATGGTCTGCTATTTTGTCTTTTTACCTTCTCCTTCTCTCACAGCCTGTCAAAAAGTAGATTCAAActttttgccttttattttttaattgctTTACTTTTTTTCTTCATGGAAACAACAactaaagaaaaaaagaaaagacgcTACGTTGGAAAGAAATCTAGTAGCCAGCTGCAATTTTTCTCGAGAAGTACTTCAACTTGTTATTCCAATCTAGATAAATAATACACAAAATAAATCCAGTCCGAGGTCCAAGGTTGGGGTTGGTAgaagtctttttcttttttttttatagatgaATAATAAGAAAGGAAGTTTTTTGCTTCTTTCTGGGTTTATCTCCCCACCATTGTTATTGGTTGGCACAAGCAAATTTCTTGATGTGTAAGTGAGGAATTAATATACGGGTGTCTTGGTAGGGCAATCCAATtctttttattaaaatatccaTGTGGTAATTTGAGTTGTAGAAAAGTAATTACCTTTTGTTTTGGCTGTAATAGTAGGAGACAACAGTACAATAGAAGAAAACTTGCAGAAAGTGGGTAGTAGATAGACGTAAGAAGTTAACCAATAGCCATTTGGGCTGTTGGCCACCACTATAGTCTTTAAGGCTTGGTGGGATGACAGGTCAAGGGttcaaaccttgcctcccaccacTTATCACTATATGTGGTTTGTCACTTTAACTGGCTTAAATCCATACGGGTCTAGTCCGATGGTGGTTAAGTTTTCGTCGGTTCCCTAATAGGTCCAGTTGGGCCCTCCCCCTAAGCATAGGCAAAGTCTTTTCCTATAATATAATAGGTCATTAGGTAAAAATATTAAACAAATTATTGAAGATGAAAACAAAGTAATGTTGAAATTAAGTTTGCAAAGTCTAGTAGATATTCTGTGTCATTAATTTCATCACTTTACCATTCTAATGCTTCTCGGGGGATTTCATCCGCAAACGCAAAGTTTTATGATTGACTGATATTGCCCTATTGCATTTATTTTTCTCATTGTTGGTCATATGTATAGAACTAATTTCGAGATTGGGCACAGTATGAAAGACTTTTTAGATACACATATTCCTTCGAGGGGACGATTGGGACGTGAACATAAGGGTCTTTGTGATACAATCAATAATTCGCTTCATTTTCAATTAGGCCTTGCTCTATCTCTTTAGGTTTTATTGCTTCCTTCTAAGAATAAATTGTAGTTTGTTAGTATTAGAGAATCTTTCAATCAAATTCCACATGTTTCATAAGGATGATATTTGAATTGGACATGAAACTATAATCCTTTTTCATGTTATTTGAGACTTTAGggccaaaaaaaaggaaaacaaatcttaTTTTCGTTGGAAATTCAAAAGAGATATGCAAAAGATTTTATACTAAGTTTATTGTGTGCCTTTTGTATTTACTAACGTTTGAACAATGAGGGAAGGAGATATTTGAGGccaaaatgagagaaaattttgatttaattaaCTTTTCCTTCCACCCTAGTTTTGAGAAAAGAT encodes the following:
- the LOC113769371 gene encoding protein FAR1-RELATED SEQUENCE 5-like, which translates into the protein MGFSVRKGYKFIDDNGRVHYRQWVCSREGRRDLKHVNREDRRREPRPDTRVDYQATLKIRYAFEEDKYVVSEFVRLHTHKLACPSTTKFLKCHRKVSDANYAQAHTLCRVGMKTSQIMKLCGGYQYVLFTMKDLYNRMNGGRMEEIADGDAKGVVAYLFTKKDADSEVYFNFTVTYNGRLGRLFWLDSRSKEDYKYYGDIVVFNSIYNTNRYPYPLVVIYGINNHFCMFIFACLTVPDEEVKTYEWILNNFLEVIDGKQPLSIVTNEAPQMRKAIKMCFLNAKHRFCSCHIQRNLISNIANEEFRECSQERHNKRTCPLEPNIVFDGLYELSRLIGMSQDGLHGNLSPTWVQRGFELQSQTTCDLGQTPWVGVGQESHDIEGQGTQTGREQEQADEDNDIDINFSLKFPTCCEWTKVKVMEANPKTVSCREPFSLHQKYVKDEDLILGHQLEACLQLQITSGPYSNVAVGIIAKSKLLRNLMQILADFIIHVRSRM